One Streptomyces sp. R28 DNA window includes the following coding sequences:
- a CDS encoding acetyl-CoA carboxylase biotin carboxylase subunit family protein: MHILVMHRVPDSFVRYAENIDHDTHQVTYVSTPDRLATLPADVRARRIERPGSGDTAAEVLAAVSGLSRPDLVVALSEYDLLPAAQVREALDVPGPRVADVLPTRDKVVMKAAVAAAGLRTPRYAPLAQALASDVDWSGRSVLKPLAGASSEGITTYPTPQAALAAVREGSVRVDVDDFEIEEFVEGPILHIDGAVAAGRPLAVRASRYIGTCLGYAEGAPLGSVQIDTPPATVDFTLACLRAVGITDGPFHLEAIETPEGPVFLEVGARVGGADVADTFELATGVHLASAQLRLLAGEPVDAPAAPDAGPDERYGWFVVPGHTLGSAYCRIEGEKPFRDDPVVRRWVQRAPHEPVKTAVTYADADIPLAGVVGPAPTAVLERFLTDLFASVTVEPGEDPR; the protein is encoded by the coding sequence ATGCACATCCTCGTCATGCACCGCGTGCCCGACTCGTTCGTGCGCTACGCCGAGAACATCGACCACGACACGCACCAGGTCACCTATGTCAGCACCCCCGACCGGCTCGCCACCCTCCCCGCCGACGTCCGGGCCCGCCGCATCGAACGCCCGGGCAGCGGTGACACGGCGGCCGAGGTCCTCGCGGCCGTCTCCGGCCTGAGCCGGCCCGACCTGGTCGTCGCGCTGTCCGAGTACGACCTGCTGCCCGCGGCTCAGGTCCGCGAGGCCCTGGACGTCCCCGGCCCGCGCGTGGCCGACGTGCTGCCCACCCGGGACAAGGTCGTCATGAAGGCCGCCGTCGCGGCGGCGGGACTGAGGACACCGCGCTACGCCCCGCTGGCGCAGGCGCTCGCGTCGGACGTCGACTGGAGCGGCCGCAGTGTCCTCAAGCCGCTGGCGGGCGCCTCCAGCGAGGGCATCACGACGTACCCGACGCCGCAGGCCGCCCTCGCCGCCGTGCGCGAGGGCTCGGTGCGCGTGGACGTCGACGACTTCGAGATCGAGGAGTTCGTCGAGGGACCCATCCTGCACATCGACGGGGCGGTGGCCGCGGGCCGCCCGCTCGCCGTCCGGGCGAGCCGGTACATCGGCACCTGCCTGGGCTACGCGGAGGGCGCGCCTCTCGGCTCGGTGCAGATCGACACCCCGCCCGCGACCGTCGACTTCACCCTCGCCTGCCTGCGCGCGGTCGGCATCACCGACGGCCCCTTCCACCTGGAGGCGATCGAGACCCCCGAGGGCCCGGTGTTCCTGGAGGTGGGCGCGCGCGTCGGTGGCGCGGACGTGGCCGACACCTTCGAGCTGGCCACCGGCGTCCACCTGGCGTCCGCCCAACTTCGGCTCCTGGCCGGCGAACCGGTCGACGCGCCCGCCGCCCCGGACGCAGGACCCGACGAGCGGTACGGCTGGTTCGTCGTACCCGGGCACACGCTGGGCTCCGCCTACTGCCGGATCGAGGGCGAGAAGCCCTTCCGCGACGACCCCGTGGTCCGCCGCTGGGTGCAGCGAGCCCCGCACGAACCCGTCAAGACCGCCGTCACCTACGCGGACGCCGACATCCCCCTCGCCGGCGTCGTCGGCCCCGCCCCCACAGCCGTACTGGAACGGTTCCTCACCGACCTCTTCGCGTCGGTGACGGTGGAACCCGGAGAGGACCCCCGATGA
- a CDS encoding GMC family oxidoreductase, which yields MRYDYIVVGAGAAGCVLAGRLTQDPSIRVLLLESGSERRSPLLTVPAAETVLMGNPKYDWCFETDADPSLDGRSVSIPRGRLLGGSNQINGMIFVRGQREDYDDWERLGNPGWSWEGVLPYFRSMERVTGIEGASRGRAGQIAVGLPRERDELTDAFLAAAVKAGYPENPDYNSGDQEGFGYYQVNHEGGRRSSAAGTYLKAARRRPNLTLVTEAHVTGLRFDGKRCVGVSYRRGDAEHTADCGHEVIVSAGAVQSPQLLELSGIGSAELLAEVGVPVVHHLPGVGENFRDHFAARLRWRVRRPITFNERSRGLGLVRETVRYVRERRGLLSLPIALGHGFVRSDEVLTRPDLQFHFAPASYGGGASRRLDTAPGMTLGVYPLRPESKGSIHIRSRRPLTPPSIRTRFLESEADRATLIAGMRIGRRIVEGPSLDDYRAFELMPGSEVRSDDELLAYARQHGDTSYHPVGTCRMGDDPMAVVDERLRVQGVHGLRVIDASVMPAMVSGNTNAASMMIGEKGAALVLADHKERTRA from the coding sequence GTGAGATACGACTACATCGTCGTCGGCGCGGGCGCGGCCGGCTGTGTGCTGGCGGGACGGCTGACGCAGGACCCGTCGATCCGGGTGCTGCTGCTGGAGTCGGGCAGCGAGCGGCGCAGCCCGCTGCTCACCGTCCCCGCCGCGGAGACCGTGCTGATGGGCAACCCGAAGTACGACTGGTGCTTCGAGACCGACGCCGACCCCTCCCTCGACGGCCGCAGCGTGAGCATCCCGCGCGGACGCCTCCTCGGCGGCTCCAACCAGATCAACGGCATGATCTTCGTCCGCGGTCAGCGCGAGGACTACGACGACTGGGAGCGCCTGGGCAACCCGGGCTGGTCCTGGGAGGGCGTGCTGCCGTACTTCCGCAGCATGGAGCGGGTCACCGGGATCGAGGGCGCGAGCCGCGGCCGGGCCGGGCAGATCGCGGTCGGACTGCCGCGCGAGCGCGACGAGCTGACCGACGCCTTCCTCGCCGCCGCAGTCAAGGCCGGCTACCCCGAGAACCCGGACTACAACTCCGGCGACCAGGAGGGCTTCGGCTACTACCAGGTCAACCACGAGGGCGGACGGCGCTCCTCGGCGGCCGGCACCTACCTCAAGGCTGCCCGGCGCCGCCCGAACCTCACGCTGGTCACCGAGGCGCACGTCACCGGCCTGCGGTTCGACGGCAAGCGGTGCGTCGGCGTCAGCTACCGGCGCGGCGACGCCGAGCACACCGCCGACTGCGGCCACGAGGTGATCGTCAGCGCCGGAGCCGTGCAGTCCCCGCAGCTGCTGGAGCTCTCCGGCATCGGCTCCGCGGAGCTCCTCGCCGAGGTGGGCGTGCCGGTCGTGCACCATCTGCCGGGCGTCGGCGAGAACTTCCGCGACCACTTCGCCGCGCGCCTGCGCTGGCGGGTCCGGCGGCCGATCACCTTCAACGAGCGCTCCCGCGGCCTCGGCCTGGTCCGCGAGACCGTCCGCTACGTCCGCGAACGGCGTGGCCTGCTGAGTCTGCCGATCGCCCTCGGCCACGGCTTCGTCCGCTCCGACGAGGTCCTGACCCGCCCCGACCTCCAGTTCCACTTCGCCCCGGCGAGCTACGGCGGCGGCGCCAGCCGGCGCCTCGACACGGCCCCCGGCATGACCCTGGGCGTCTACCCGCTGCGCCCGGAGTCCAAGGGGTCGATCCACATCCGCTCCCGCAGACCGCTGACCCCGCCGTCGATCCGCACCCGCTTCCTGGAGTCGGAGGCGGACCGCGCCACACTGATCGCGGGCATGCGCATCGGCCGGCGCATCGTCGAGGGACCGAGCCTGGACGACTACCGCGCGTTCGAGCTGATGCCCGGCAGCGAGGTGCGCTCCGACGACGAACTGCTCGCCTACGCACGGCAGCACGGGGACACCTCGTACCACCCGGTGGGCACCTGCCGTATGGGCGACGACCCGATGGCGGTGGTCGACGAGCGGCTGCGGGTCCAGGGCGTGCACGGTCTGCGCGTCATCGACGCCTCCGTCATGCCGGCCATGGTCTCGGGCAACACGAACGCCGCGAGCATGATGATCGGTGAGAAGGGTGCCGCCCTCGTCCTGGCGGACCACAAGGAGCGGACCCGCGCGTAG
- a CDS encoding class I SAM-dependent methyltransferase, which translates to MITEANQDLAQMRDYYTVQRSTDGEEANIYAIWEKGGAFNDSVTPSTYVPEYRSHMALKLLSLTEDGATVFSLGCGNAAVEGVVVDLGRKVRGIDFNVEAVELARQKGVDAFTADYYTLHPADVADADVIYADGFLGHLFDAEREAGPALDKLADLGLKSGAYVVFSNDAPPDTKVPFAPHQRVADFWYVSKDYLSDRLAERGYQPVESYYFPYLRPVSGMRNRTICIARVP; encoded by the coding sequence ATGATCACTGAGGCGAACCAGGACCTTGCCCAGATGCGTGACTACTACACGGTGCAGCGCTCCACCGACGGCGAAGAGGCGAACATATACGCCATCTGGGAGAAGGGCGGCGCGTTCAACGACTCCGTCACGCCGTCCACGTACGTGCCCGAGTACCGCTCGCACATGGCGCTCAAACTGCTCTCGCTGACCGAGGACGGGGCGACCGTCTTCTCCTTGGGCTGCGGCAACGCCGCCGTCGAGGGCGTCGTGGTCGACCTCGGCCGCAAGGTCCGCGGCATCGACTTCAACGTGGAGGCCGTCGAACTGGCCCGGCAGAAAGGCGTCGACGCCTTCACGGCCGACTACTACACCCTGCACCCGGCGGACGTCGCCGATGCCGACGTCATCTACGCGGACGGCTTCCTCGGCCACCTCTTCGACGCCGAACGAGAGGCCGGGCCCGCCCTGGACAAGCTGGCCGACCTCGGCCTCAAGTCCGGTGCCTACGTGGTGTTCTCCAACGACGCCCCGCCGGACACCAAGGTGCCCTTCGCCCCGCACCAGCGGGTCGCGGACTTCTGGTACGTGTCCAAGGACTACCTCAGCGACCGCCTCGCGGAGCGGGGCTACCAGCCCGTGGAGAGCTACTACTTCCCCTACCTGCGTCCCGTCAGCGGCATGCGCAACCGCACGATCTGCATCGCGCGCGTTCCGTAA
- a CDS encoding 2,3,4,5-tetrahydropyridine-2,6-dicarboxylate N-succinyltransferase, which translates to MYSRSLIEDAFERRGELTESELARLAPHIEAGLDALDRGELRAANPPGRADGSWAADPFVKKLILLSFPLGHNAVADAGAGRPKSYDKIPLKFEHWQEPDFEKARIRVVPGAVVRRGAHIAPGAVLMPSFVNIGAYVGAGTMIDTWATVGSCAQVGERCHISGGAGLGGVLEPIGDSPVVIEDDVFVGARSEIAEGVRVRRGAVIGMGVYLGASTPVVDRATGEVTRGEVPENAVVLPGSRTDPRRPELSTYAAVIVKYADERTRGKTALNDLVRD; encoded by the coding sequence ATGTACTCCCGATCGCTGATCGAGGACGCCTTCGAGCGCCGGGGCGAGCTGACCGAGAGCGAACTCGCCCGGCTCGCCCCGCACATCGAGGCCGGCCTCGACGCACTCGACCGCGGTGAACTGCGCGCCGCGAACCCGCCGGGCCGGGCAGACGGCTCCTGGGCCGCCGACCCCTTCGTCAAGAAGCTGATCCTGCTCTCCTTCCCCCTGGGGCACAACGCCGTCGCCGACGCGGGGGCGGGCCGGCCCAAGAGCTACGACAAGATCCCGCTGAAGTTCGAGCACTGGCAGGAACCGGACTTCGAGAAGGCCCGGATCCGGGTCGTGCCGGGCGCGGTCGTCCGGCGCGGCGCCCATATCGCCCCGGGCGCCGTCCTCATGCCGTCCTTCGTGAACATCGGCGCGTATGTCGGCGCCGGCACGATGATCGACACCTGGGCCACCGTCGGCTCCTGCGCCCAGGTGGGGGAGCGCTGCCACATCTCCGGCGGGGCCGGACTCGGCGGCGTCCTCGAACCGATCGGCGACAGCCCCGTCGTCATCGAGGACGACGTCTTCGTCGGCGCGCGCAGCGAGATCGCGGAGGGCGTGCGGGTGCGGCGCGGTGCCGTCATCGGCATGGGCGTCTACCTCGGCGCCTCCACCCCGGTCGTGGACCGCGCGACCGGCGAGGTGACCCGCGGCGAGGTCCCGGAGAACGCCGTCGTCCTCCCCGGCTCCCGCACCGACCCGCGCCGCCCGGAACTGTCGACGTACGCCGCGGTCATCGTGAAGTACGCCGACGAGCGGACCCGGGGCAAGACGGCCCTGAACGACCTGGTGCGGGACTGA
- a CDS encoding aminotransferase class I/II-fold pyridoxal phosphate-dependent enzyme, translated as MGHVASAFARLRALQHGITTPPGLAPVQLHLGESRLGAGGVDTALLADTDGWTRYPRLGGTPELRTAYTGWLRRRFGVRELLDRGTVAVEPTPGTKQALAVAVARAVERVRRAGGEAAVVMPNPFYPTYHAATVPAGARPVFYDPRGRGAPVEDAVATAGAPVAAVIVCDPGNPRGEILGEEFLRAATRGAAAADALLVVDECYTDLSLSRPSAGYLSLVERAAPAPGRFLVLHSLSKRSGAPGLRSGFAAGDAETVADYARYNRVCGVSTPLPVCAAAARLWDDDAHVERARRELAANWALADTILAAVPGYRRADAGFFLWLPVADDEDAARHLWRDQALSVMPGRYLAADGPDGVNPGAGHLRVALVHDKPLMREALVRLREGLTRTDLLLCEDVCA; from the coding sequence ATGGGCCACGTCGCCAGCGCCTTCGCCCGGCTGCGCGCGCTCCAGCACGGCATCACCACCCCGCCCGGACTCGCCCCTGTCCAGCTCCACCTCGGCGAGTCCCGGCTGGGTGCGGGCGGCGTCGACACCGCGCTCCTCGCCGACACCGACGGCTGGACCCGCTACCCGCGCCTGGGCGGCACACCCGAGCTGCGCACGGCGTACACCGGCTGGCTGCGCCGCCGGTTCGGCGTGCGGGAGCTCCTCGACCGCGGCACCGTCGCGGTCGAGCCCACGCCGGGCACCAAGCAGGCCCTGGCCGTGGCCGTCGCCCGTGCCGTGGAGCGCGTACGGCGGGCGGGCGGCGAGGCCGCGGTGGTCATGCCGAACCCGTTCTACCCGACCTACCACGCGGCCACGGTGCCCGCCGGGGCACGCCCGGTGTTCTACGACCCCCGCGGCCGGGGCGCCCCGGTCGAGGACGCCGTCGCGACGGCGGGCGCCCCCGTCGCCGCGGTCATCGTCTGCGACCCCGGCAACCCGCGCGGCGAGATCCTCGGCGAGGAGTTCCTGCGCGCCGCCACCCGCGGTGCCGCCGCCGCGGACGCCCTGCTCGTCGTCGACGAGTGCTACACGGACCTGTCGCTCTCCCGCCCGTCGGCCGGATACCTCTCCCTGGTGGAGCGGGCCGCGCCGGCGCCCGGGCGCTTCCTCGTGCTGCACAGCCTGTCCAAGCGGTCCGGCGCACCGGGACTGCGCAGCGGCTTCGCGGCCGGAGACGCCGAAACCGTGGCCGACTACGCCCGGTACAACCGGGTGTGCGGCGTCTCGACCCCGCTGCCGGTGTGCGCCGCCGCCGCGCGGCTGTGGGACGACGACGCTCACGTGGAGCGGGCCCGCCGGGAGCTCGCCGCCAACTGGGCCCTCGCCGACACGATCCTGGCCGCCGTACCCGGATACCGCCGGGCCGACGCCGGGTTCTTCCTCTGGCTGCCGGTCGCCGACGACGAGGACGCGGCCCGGCACCTGTGGCGCGACCAGGCGCTGTCCGTCATGCCCGGCCGCTACCTGGCGGCTGACGGGCCCGACGGCGTCAACCCGGGCGCCGGCCACCTCCGCGTCGCGCTCGTCCACGACAAGCCGCTGATGCGCGAGGCGCTGGTCCGCCTCCGCGAGGGCCTGACCCGAACCGACCTTCTTCTCTGCGAGGACGTCTGCGCATGA
- a CDS encoding diaminopimelate decarboxylase, translating to MPIAEGFSARLRPLLKDLVAAYGTPFHIYDAAGIVDTYRGMTDAFQGEPYRQYFAVKALPNPHILSLLLAEGSGLDCASPVELELAGSLGAGPGDTVFTSNNTAREEYELALKSGALITLDDRSFLAKADPLPDTVAFRVSPHGLSAGSRLMGDARATKFGVPAEQLADAYRDARARGVRRFGIHGMICANELDVDRAARAATDVIELGARVAADTGIELDYVNVGGGLGIPYRTQERPFDFRRYADAILAARRRCFPRSAPRILMECGRYVTGPHGVLVTTVINRCSKGRELVGVDASMSALMRPGFYGAHHHITLPFAEGRALSPYDVVGSLCENMDKFAIDRPLPDPREGDVLLVHDTGAHGHAMGFTYNGRLRPAELLLTRDGDVVEIRRAETYDDYVSTVPARPGPVLPRAPHA from the coding sequence GTGCCCATCGCAGAGGGATTCTCCGCCCGCCTCAGGCCGCTGCTCAAGGACCTGGTGGCCGCCTACGGAACCCCCTTCCACATCTACGACGCCGCCGGCATCGTCGACACCTACCGCGGTATGACGGACGCCTTCCAAGGGGAGCCGTACCGCCAGTACTTCGCCGTCAAGGCGCTGCCCAACCCGCACATCCTCTCCCTGCTCCTCGCCGAGGGCAGCGGCCTGGACTGCGCCTCCCCGGTGGAGCTGGAGCTGGCGGGCAGCCTCGGCGCCGGACCCGGCGACACCGTGTTCACCTCCAACAACACCGCCCGCGAGGAGTACGAACTCGCCCTGAAGAGCGGTGCGTTGATCACCCTCGACGACCGGTCGTTCCTGGCGAAGGCCGACCCGCTGCCGGACACCGTCGCCTTCCGCGTCTCCCCGCACGGCCTGTCGGCCGGCTCCCGCCTCATGGGAGACGCGCGGGCCACGAAGTTCGGGGTGCCCGCGGAGCAACTTGCCGACGCCTACCGGGACGCCCGGGCGCGCGGTGTCCGCCGGTTCGGCATCCACGGCATGATCTGCGCCAACGAACTGGACGTGGACCGGGCCGCACGCGCCGCGACCGACGTGATCGAACTCGGCGCCCGGGTCGCCGCCGACACCGGCATCGAGCTCGACTACGTCAACGTGGGCGGCGGCCTCGGCATCCCGTACCGCACACAGGAGAGGCCGTTCGACTTCCGCCGCTACGCGGACGCGATCCTCGCCGCCCGCCGCCGCTGCTTCCCGCGCTCCGCGCCCCGCATCCTCATGGAGTGCGGGCGCTATGTCACCGGCCCGCACGGTGTCCTCGTGACCACCGTCATCAACCGGTGCAGCAAGGGCCGCGAGCTCGTCGGCGTGGACGCCTCGATGTCCGCGCTCATGCGCCCCGGCTTCTACGGCGCCCATCACCACATCACCCTGCCGTTCGCGGAGGGCCGCGCGCTGTCGCCGTACGACGTCGTGGGTTCCCTCTGCGAGAACATGGACAAGTTCGCGATCGACAGGCCGCTGCCCGACCCGCGCGAGGGGGACGTCCTCCTCGTCCACGACACCGGCGCGCACGGCCACGCGATGGGCTTCACCTACAACGGGCGCCTCAGGCCCGCCGAGCTCCTGCTCACCCGGGACGGCGACGTCGTCGAGATCCGCCGCGCCGAGACCTACGACGACTACGTCAGCACCGTTCCCGCCCGGCCCGGGCCCGTCCTTCCCCGAGCACCGCACGCATGA
- a CDS encoding TauD/TfdA dioxygenase family protein, whose amino-acid sequence MLELVPITDGIGTEVRGVDVTRPLSDRDFDRIYQAWIDTTILLIRGQDMTPAQHIAFTRRFGEVFAYTRSQFNDAEYPEILILSNLTKDGKPIGSAYSGRVWHSDGAYLTDPPVGSMLYAREIPPEGGDTWYGNMFAAYEALPPAVKERIEDLRVVISRVQSRPYNYPDRPAPTERERAEWADVSHPLVRVHEESGRKALYAGGNVPWRIEGMSEDESAPLITFLQEFAVQPRFTYRHQWRVGDIVLWDNRSAMHRATPYDHVNHRRLLHRTTTITGRRPAAAAEAA is encoded by the coding sequence ATGCTTGAACTGGTCCCCATCACCGACGGCATCGGCACGGAGGTCCGCGGTGTCGACGTCACCCGGCCGCTGTCCGACCGCGACTTCGACCGGATCTACCAGGCCTGGATCGACACGACCATCCTGCTGATCCGCGGGCAGGACATGACCCCGGCCCAGCACATCGCGTTCACCCGGCGCTTCGGCGAGGTCTTCGCCTACACCCGCTCGCAGTTCAACGACGCCGAGTACCCCGAGATCCTCATCCTGTCCAACCTCACCAAGGACGGGAAGCCGATCGGCTCGGCCTACAGCGGCCGCGTGTGGCACAGCGACGGCGCCTACCTCACCGACCCGCCGGTGGGCTCGATGCTGTACGCCCGTGAGATCCCGCCGGAGGGCGGCGACACCTGGTACGGCAACATGTTCGCCGCGTACGAGGCGCTGCCCCCGGCGGTCAAGGAACGCATCGAGGACCTGAGGGTCGTCATCAGCCGTGTCCAGTCGCGGCCGTACAACTACCCCGACCGCCCCGCGCCCACGGAGCGGGAGCGGGCCGAATGGGCCGACGTGTCCCATCCGCTGGTGCGCGTCCACGAGGAGAGCGGCCGCAAGGCGCTGTACGCGGGCGGCAACGTGCCCTGGCGCATCGAAGGCATGTCCGAGGACGAGAGCGCGCCGCTCATCACCTTCCTCCAGGAGTTCGCGGTCCAGCCGCGGTTCACCTACCGCCACCAGTGGCGGGTCGGCGACATCGTCCTGTGGGACAACCGCAGCGCGATGCACCGCGCCACGCCCTACGACCACGTCAACCACCGCCGGCTGCTGCACCGGACGACGACGATCACGGGCCGCCGCCCGGCCGCCGCGGCCGAGGCCGCGTGA
- a CDS encoding acetyl-CoA carboxylase biotin carboxylase subunit family protein, whose amino-acid sequence MTRPDDKPLLLVITSGLERYRAYLLCSIATRYRVHLIDAAEPTWELPHLSGHTVVPDTGARSVLEAARRIAAEQPVSGVMSWHEEHIVQAALVAEELGLPGTPADAVRRCRDKYATRTALAEANLPQPEFALVGSVDEALAAADKLGWPVVLKPRAAGGSQGVVLVHDAAELADQFDATRDVHVPHNPDFAELVLVEEYLDAPEVSVDSVVHEGRLTPVFVGRKEVGFPPWFEETGHRVSAADPLLTDPDLVRVLTDIHRVLGVTDGWTHTELRLTPEGPKLIEVNGRLGGDLIPYLGMRACGIDPGLAAADVACGAVPDTGATREAYAGIRFFYPPADDTTVGSVDFDRGDVPAALDRLETLVGPGDVVSPPRKGLIDGRIALATAVAATAEDCGAALDHAQRALRLTVEGS is encoded by the coding sequence ATGACGCGACCCGACGACAAGCCGCTGCTGCTGGTGATCACCAGCGGCCTCGAGCGGTACCGCGCGTACCTGCTGTGCTCGATCGCCACCCGCTACCGCGTGCACCTCATCGACGCGGCCGAGCCCACCTGGGAGCTGCCGCACCTGTCCGGCCACACGGTCGTCCCCGACACCGGGGCCCGGTCCGTGCTGGAGGCGGCCCGGCGCATCGCCGCCGAGCAGCCGGTGTCCGGGGTCATGAGCTGGCATGAGGAGCACATCGTGCAGGCGGCCCTGGTCGCCGAGGAACTCGGCCTGCCGGGCACCCCGGCCGACGCGGTCCGGCGCTGCCGGGACAAGTACGCCACCCGCACGGCGCTCGCCGAAGCGAACCTCCCCCAGCCGGAGTTCGCCCTGGTCGGCAGTGTCGACGAGGCGCTCGCCGCGGCGGACAAGCTCGGCTGGCCGGTGGTGCTCAAGCCGCGCGCCGCCGGCGGCAGCCAGGGCGTCGTCCTGGTCCACGACGCGGCCGAACTGGCCGACCAGTTCGACGCCACGCGCGACGTCCACGTCCCGCACAACCCCGACTTCGCCGAGCTGGTCCTGGTCGAGGAGTACCTCGACGCACCGGAGGTCAGCGTTGACTCCGTCGTGCACGAGGGCCGCCTCACGCCCGTCTTCGTGGGCCGCAAGGAGGTCGGCTTCCCGCCCTGGTTCGAGGAGACCGGCCACCGCGTCAGCGCCGCCGACCCGCTGCTCACCGACCCGGACCTGGTGCGCGTGCTCACCGACATCCACCGCGTCCTCGGCGTCACGGACGGCTGGACCCACACCGAGCTCCGGCTGACCCCCGAGGGCCCGAAGCTGATCGAGGTCAACGGGCGGCTCGGCGGCGACCTCATCCCCTACCTCGGCATGCGCGCCTGTGGCATCGACCCCGGCCTGGCCGCGGCCGACGTGGCCTGCGGCGCGGTTCCGGACACCGGGGCGACCAGGGAGGCGTACGCCGGAATTCGCTTCTTCTACCCGCCGGCCGACGACACGACGGTCGGCTCGGTGGACTTCGACCGCGGCGACGTGCCCGCCGCCCTCGACCGGCTGGAGACGCTGGTGGGCCCGGGAGACGTGGTCTCGCCGCCCCGCAAGGGCCTCATCGACGGCCGCATCGCCCTCGCCACGGCCGTGGCGGCCACCGCCGAGGACTGCGGCGCCGCCCTCGACCACGCCCAGCGGGCGCTCCGGCTGACCGTAGAGGGCTCGTGA